A genomic stretch from Setaria viridis chromosome 1, Setaria_viridis_v4.0, whole genome shotgun sequence includes:
- the LOC117858500 gene encoding beta-1,2-xylosyltransferease XAX1: MTSTAYSRPSKLPGGVERRLPPRLMRGLTSKIEPKKLGVGLIAGCCLALLTYVSLAKLFAIYSPVFASTANTSAMLQNSPPSSPKPSVPETEAIPPQETLAGGGSRGDAVDLPEVAGSEEPGLPEAVTRKEMSAGAGSDEPGLPEALSRKGDGENAAAASEPKPSPKKEEGEQRPNGGAAAAAAASSGEGKMTCDENGVDEGFPYARPTVCELSGDIRVSPKQKTVYLVNPSGAGGFDESGEKRLRPYARKDEFLLPAVTEVTVKSVPSAAAAPECTKRHAVPAVVFSNAGYTDNFFHDMTDAMVPLFLTAGHLKGEVQLLITNYKPWWVQKYTPLLQKLSNYDPINFDEDDGVHCFPAGFVGLYRDRDLILSPHPTRNPRNYTMVDFNRFVRSALALPRERPAVLGEEPGMRPRMLIISRAGTRKLLNLDEVAAAATELGFNVTVAEAGADVPAFAAQVNAADVLLAVHGAGLTNQIFLPTNGVVVQIVPWGKMDWMATNFYGQPAKDMKLRYLEYYVGEEETSLKDKYPRDHTVFKDPMALHKQGWQALAGIVMKQDVSVNLTRFLPFLLQALDKLQE, from the exons ATGACGTCGACGGCGTACTCGCGGCCGTCGAAGCTGCCGGGCGGCGTCGAGCGGCGGCTGCCGCCTCGGCTCATGCGGGGCCTCACGTCCAAGATCGAACCCAAGAAGCTCGGCGTCGGCCTCATCGCCGGCTGCTGCCTCGCGCTCCTCACCTACGTCTCCCTCGCCAAGCTCTTCGCAATCTACTCCCCTGTATTCG CCAGCACGGCCAACACGTCCGCCATGCTGCAGaactcgccgccgtcgtcgcccaaGCCGTCCGTGCCGGAGACGGAGGCCATCCCGCCGCAAGAAACGCTAGCCGGTGGCGGCAGCAGAGGTGACGCCGTGGATCTGCCGGAGGTGGCGGGGTCCGAGGAGCCCGGCTTGCCGGAAGCAGTAACGAGGAAGGAGATGTCGGCGGGGGCGGGTTCTGACGAGCCCGGCTTGCCGGAGGCGCTAAGCAGAAAGGGCGACGGCGAgaatgcggcggcggcctcggagCCAAAGCCAT CTCCCAAGAAAGAGGAAGGGGAGCAGAGGCCCAATGGCGGCGCGGCAGCTGCAGCGGCAGCGTCGTCGGGCGAAGGCAAGATGACTTGCGACGAGAATGGCGTGGACGAGGGGTTCCCGTACGCGCGGCCGACCGTGTGCGAGCTGTCCGGCGACATCCGGGTGAGCCcgaagcagaagaccgtgtacCTGGTGAACCCCTctggcgccggcggcttcgACGAGAGCGGCGAGAAGCGGCTCCGCCCCTACGCCCGCAAGGACGAGTTCCTCCTCCCTGCCGTGACGGAGGTGACCGTGAAGTCCGtcccctccgcggcggcggcgccggagtgcACGAAGCGGCACGCCGTGCCAGCCGTGGTGTTCTCCAACGCCGGGTACACGGACAACTTCTTCCACGACATGACGGACGCGATGGTGCCGCTGTTCCTGACGGCGGGGCACCTCAAGGGCGAGGTGCAGCTGCTGATCACCAACTACAAGCCGTGGTGGGTGCAGAAGTACACGCCGCTGCTCCAGAAGCTCTCCAACTACGACCCGATCAACttcgacgaggacgacggcgtgCACTGCTTCCCGGCGGGGTTCGTCGGCCTGTACCGGGACCGCGACCTGATCCTCTCCCCGCACCCGACCCGCAACCCGCGCAACTACACCATGGTCGACTTCAACCGGTTCGTCCGCAGCGCTCTGGCGCTGCCCCgggagcggccggcggtgcTCGGTGAGGAGCCCGGCATGCGGCCCCGGATGCTGATCATCTCCCGGGCCGGGACGCGGAAGCTGCTGAACCTcgacgaggtggccgcggccgcgacgGAGCTCGGGTTCAACGTTACggtggcggaggccggcgcggaCGTGCCTGCGTTCGCGGCGCAGGTGAACGCGGCGGACGTGCTCCTGGCGGTGCACGGGGCCGGGCTGACGAACCAGATCTTCCTGCCGACGAACGGCGTGGTGGTGCAGATCGTGCCGTGGGGGAAGATGGACTGGATGGCGACCAACTTCTACGGGCAGCCGGCGAAGGACATGAAGCTCCGGTACCTGGAGTACTAcgtcggggaggaggagacGAGCCTCAAGGACAAGTACCCAAGGGATCACACGGTGTTCAAGGACCCCATGGCGCTCCACAAGCAGGGGTGGCAGGCGCTCGCCGGGATCGTCATGAAGCAGGACGTCAGCGTCAACCTCACCAGGTTCCTGCCGTTCCTGCTGCAGGCGCTGGACAAGCTGCAGGAGTAG